The Lewinellaceae bacterium genome has a segment encoding these proteins:
- a CDS encoding glycosidase, which translates to MVKRFIENPIITTHDISPSQSDFVVECVMNPGVFRFENKTWLLLRVSERPPQKDGEVSLPIMREDGSLYNLEFDKNDPLLDTSDPRKFTYKGNMFLSTISHLRLVCSEDGIHFYEPEDFPTHIIGQGGLETYGIEDCRVTFIDDIYYLTYTQVSKNGVGVGLMHTRDWKHFTREGMILPPHNKDCALFGEKIEGKYYCMHRPSGLGLGGNFIWIASSENLTHWGNHQCILHTRKGMWDSERVGAGAEPIKTKEGWLAIYHGADENDRYSFGAVLLDLKDPSKVLARSNDPLMEPTTDYEKNGFYNNVIFTNGHWVNGDKITLYYGASDEVICGAELSIKHILSELKVAD; encoded by the coding sequence ATGGTAAAAAGATTCATTGAAAATCCGATCATCACCACTCATGATATTTCCCCCAGTCAGTCAGACTTCGTGGTTGAATGTGTCATGAACCCTGGTGTATTTCGTTTTGAAAACAAAACCTGGTTGTTGTTAAGAGTATCAGAACGTCCTCCTCAGAAGGACGGTGAGGTATCTCTTCCTATCATGCGGGAAGATGGAAGTCTGTACAACCTGGAGTTTGATAAAAACGACCCGTTACTGGACACTTCCGATCCTCGAAAATTTACCTATAAAGGAAATATGTTCCTTTCTACCATTTCTCATTTACGGCTGGTATGCAGCGAAGACGGTATTCATTTTTACGAGCCGGAAGATTTCCCTACCCATATTATAGGACAAGGAGGTCTAGAAACTTATGGTATTGAAGATTGCAGGGTCACTTTTATAGACGACATTTACTATTTAACCTATACCCAGGTATCAAAAAACGGGGTTGGGGTTGGCCTGATGCATACCAGGGACTGGAAACACTTCACCAGAGAAGGAATGATTCTACCTCCTCATAATAAAGATTGCGCACTGTTCGGAGAAAAAATTGAAGGAAAATATTACTGTATGCACCGCCCTTCCGGATTGGGTCTTGGAGGTAATTTCATCTGGATTGCTTCTTCCGAAAACCTTACCCACTGGGGCAACCACCAATGCATCCTGCACACCAGAAAAGGTATGTGGGACAGTGAAAGAGTGGGCGCAGGAGCCGAACCCATCAAAACCAAAGAAGGCTGGCTGGCTATTTACCATGGCGCAGATGAGAATGATCGATATAGTTTCGGAGCCGTATTACTCGACCTGAAAGACCCTTCAAAAGTACTCGCCCGTTCCAACGATCCATTAATGGAACCCACAACAGATTACGAAAAGAATGGTTTTTACAATAATGTTATTTTCACCAACGGACATTGGGTAAACGGAGATAAAATAACCCTCTACTACGGGGCTTCGGATGAGGTTATCTGCGGGGCAGAACTATCCATTAAACATATTTTGTCGGAATTAAAAGTGGCGGATTAA
- a CDS encoding T9SS type A sorting domain-containing protein: protein MRVFLRPFHFFLCCFLLAAAGLNAQTPVANYSFAGNANDQSANSNNAAIYGATLTQDRFGFANSAFSFDGVQSHLVAANSAALNSDYTTVAFWIKANDFPVNGEVFPLSFGGWQERWKISLPSHGKLIFTTHPGFCCSDMDSGTPLVIGEWTHVAMTHNGAKDIIYFNGVQVAEKDVVGALDATTHPLGIGYDPIDQANFFNGSLDEVQIYDTALSALEVEALYNAQNTPPVIGSERVAAYSFTNNTTDGTSFANHGTGTDITAVTDRFGFGRSAYSFNGTTSGVVAANSAQLNSANTTISFWVNVAELPVSGEAFILSSGGWQERWKISLPSHGKTVFTTHPGFCCSDMDSGTPLTVGVWTHVAMTHDGTKDIIYFDGVQVAEKDVAGPLDPTTYPLGIGFDPIDNANYFNGSLDDIEIYNYAFSSSEIADLYTAQSTFPGTPGNLVAEYKFAGDAEDSSPFGNHGVINGATTTTDRFGYANNALQFSGNEGVKVDHSIAYNSDNTTISFWVNVAEFPVSGEAFILSNGGWQERWKISLPSHGKTVFTTHPGFCCSDMDSGTPLTLGVWTHVAMTHDGTKDIIYFDGVQVAEKDVAGALDATTYPLGIGYDPIDNNNFFNGSLDDIQIYNVALSAQEIMDLYDLQSQPPVIVDDLVADYSFSGNAKDGTPYHNDAQVNGAQLNNDRFDLANKAYTFNGVSDGLLAANSPQLNSDNTTISFWINPAEFPASGEAFILSSGGWQERWKISLPNHGKTVFTTHPGFCCSDMDSGTPLTLGVWTHVAMTHDGTKDIIYFDGVQVAEKDVAGALDATTYPLGIGYDPIDNANYFKGSLDEVQIYNTALTAQQIADLYAAQSTPPVMTDSEAPSSPLNLASSVNFNNVSLSWWPSNDNVGVTGYNVFQDGTKVLTTANTSAYFPGLTPLTEFEFSVTAIDEAGNESLPSFLLVTTDVDETPDTEAPTAPGNLAVSAGSTSVLLTWEPSVDNVLVAGYVVFVDGIYFDSLAANVTSVFIGGLEAETAYTFEVYAYDLSGNNSEYAELTASTNPELITSEPGLVAWYPFDGNANDATPYNNHGTIGGTPTFIDVTHPNGTGNKAIVFASNQDSVLAANAVQLISDYTTVSFWIRVDAIPTDAEDYVIYFGNWDQRWKISLPQHLRIVWTTNSSNSASESFVHDMDSGDGNDLLLGYWWYVTMVHDGVNDIIYLDGAEAKNLPAEGTLNSTGRPLVMGTNPEWDGSYFKGALDEVKIYNKALTPEEVAMLYSVGSTVVGVNDILAGELANVVQSIYPNPVSKELVVNHSFNDKESLLLRVFDTAGRQVDAIRFDKNAIPADQFSINVEKYVSGTYSLNFVLGGKNLGSLKFTKQ, encoded by the coding sequence ATGAGAGTATTTCTACGGCCTTTTCACTTTTTTCTCTGCTGTTTCTTATTGGCAGCGGCGGGTTTAAATGCCCAAACACCAGTTGCCAACTATTCTTTTGCAGGAAATGCAAATGACCAGTCTGCAAACAGCAACAATGCTGCTATTTATGGCGCTACGCTGACACAGGACCGTTTTGGTTTTGCAAATAGTGCCTTTAGTTTCGATGGCGTCCAAAGCCACCTCGTAGCGGCCAATTCAGCCGCCCTAAATTCTGATTATACCACTGTAGCCTTTTGGATAAAAGCCAATGATTTTCCTGTGAACGGAGAAGTTTTTCCGCTTTCTTTCGGAGGATGGCAGGAACGTTGGAAAATTTCTCTTCCCAGCCATGGCAAGTTAATATTCACTACCCATCCAGGATTTTGTTGCAGTGACATGGATTCAGGAACTCCCCTGGTTATTGGCGAGTGGACTCATGTGGCCATGACACATAATGGAGCCAAAGATATTATTTATTTCAATGGTGTTCAGGTGGCTGAAAAAGACGTAGTGGGGGCACTTGATGCAACCACTCATCCACTGGGCATTGGCTACGACCCTATTGACCAGGCCAACTTTTTCAATGGAAGCTTAGACGAAGTTCAAATATACGATACGGCTTTGTCTGCACTTGAAGTGGAAGCACTTTATAATGCACAAAATACCCCTCCGGTCATTGGATCTGAAAGGGTAGCGGCCTATTCTTTTACCAACAATACCACAGACGGAACTTCTTTCGCTAACCATGGCACTGGCACGGATATAACCGCTGTAACAGATCGTTTTGGATTTGGCCGAAGCGCTTATTCTTTTAACGGAACCACTTCCGGCGTCGTAGCAGCAAACTCTGCCCAGTTGAATTCCGCCAACACAACCATTAGTTTCTGGGTCAATGTTGCCGAATTACCTGTCAGTGGGGAAGCTTTTATATTATCCAGCGGAGGATGGCAGGAGCGGTGGAAAATCTCCCTGCCCAGCCATGGTAAAACCGTTTTCACCACCCACCCGGGATTCTGTTGCAGTGATATGGATTCGGGCACACCGCTGACCGTTGGCGTGTGGACCCATGTGGCCATGACACATGACGGCACCAAGGACATCATCTATTTTGATGGCGTTCAGGTAGCAGAAAAAGACGTCGCAGGCCCTCTGGATCCAACTACCTATCCTTTGGGAATAGGTTTTGACCCAATCGACAACGCCAATTATTTCAATGGTAGTTTAGACGATATTGAGATATACAATTATGCCTTTTCATCTTCTGAAATTGCCGATTTGTACACCGCTCAATCTACCTTCCCAGGAACGCCTGGCAATTTGGTTGCAGAATACAAATTTGCCGGAGATGCCGAAGACTCTTCTCCTTTTGGAAATCATGGAGTGATAAATGGTGCAACTACAACAACAGACCGGTTTGGTTATGCAAACAATGCCCTTCAATTCTCTGGTAATGAAGGAGTAAAAGTAGACCATTCAATCGCTTATAATTCCGACAATACGACCATCAGTTTCTGGGTCAATGTTGCCGAGTTCCCAGTCAGTGGAGAAGCTTTCATTTTATCCAACGGAGGATGGCAGGAGCGGTGGAAAATCTCCCTGCCCAGCCATGGAAAAACCGTTTTCACCACCCACCCGGGATTCTGCTGCAGTGATATGGATTCGGGAACTCCATTGACCCTTGGCGTGTGGACCCATGTGGCCATGACACATGACGGAACCAAAGACATCATCTATTTTGATGGCGTTCAGGTAGCTGAAAAAGACGTGGCAGGCGCTCTGGATGCAACCACCTACCCTTTGGGTATCGGTTATGATCCGATCGATAATAATAATTTTTTCAACGGCAGCCTTGATGATATCCAAATATACAACGTGGCTTTGTCTGCGCAGGAAATCATGGATCTCTATGACTTACAAAGTCAACCCCCGGTTATTGTAGATGATTTGGTTGCTGACTATTCATTTAGCGGAAACGCCAAAGATGGCACACCTTACCACAATGATGCACAGGTAAACGGAGCGCAGTTGAATAATGACCGTTTTGATCTGGCAAATAAAGCTTATACATTCAACGGCGTGAGTGATGGCCTGTTGGCCGCGAACTCCCCACAGTTGAATTCAGATAATACAACCATCAGTTTTTGGATCAATCCAGCGGAATTCCCAGCCAGTGGAGAAGCCTTCATTTTATCCAGCGGTGGATGGCAGGAGCGGTGGAAAATTTCCCTGCCCAACCATGGTAAAACCGTTTTTACCACCCACCCGGGATTCTGTTGCAGTGATATGGATTCAGGCACACCATTGACCCTTGGCGTGTGGACCCATGTGGCCATGACACATGACGGAACCAAAGACATCATCTATTTTGATGGGGTTCAGGTAGCGGAAAAAGATGTGGCAGGCGCTCTGGATGCAACCACCTACCCTTTGGGTATCGGTTATGATCCGATAGACAACGCCAACTATTTCAAAGGCAGTCTTGATGAAGTTCAGATATACAACACGGCACTTACGGCTCAGCAAATTGCTGACCTTTATGCCGCACAATCCACACCACCGGTAATGACGGATAGTGAAGCGCCTTCTTCACCATTGAATCTTGCGTCCAGTGTAAACTTCAATAATGTAAGTTTAAGCTGGTGGCCTTCAAATGATAACGTTGGAGTCACAGGATACAATGTTTTCCAGGATGGCACAAAGGTGCTCACTACGGCTAATACATCGGCTTATTTCCCTGGCCTAACGCCTTTGACGGAATTTGAATTCAGTGTAACGGCGATAGATGAAGCAGGGAACGAATCTTTGCCATCGTTCTTGCTGGTTACCACTGATGTAGACGAAACACCCGATACTGAAGCCCCTACAGCCCCTGGAAACCTGGCTGTTTCTGCGGGATCCACTTCCGTTTTACTCACCTGGGAACCTTCTGTTGACAATGTTCTGGTAGCGGGATATGTGGTTTTTGTTGATGGAATATATTTTGATAGCCTTGCCGCAAATGTTACCTCTGTTTTCATAGGAGGTCTTGAGGCTGAAACGGCTTATACCTTTGAGGTTTATGCTTATGACCTTTCAGGGAATAATTCTGAATATGCTGAACTTACCGCTTCCACCAACCCGGAACTCATTACCAGTGAACCGGGCCTTGTAGCCTGGTATCCTTTTGATGGCAATGCCAATGATGCGACTCCATATAACAATCATGGAACGATTGGAGGTACTCCTACATTCATAGACGTCACCCATCCAAATGGCACAGGAAATAAAGCAATCGTTTTTGCAAGTAATCAGGATTCTGTGCTTGCCGCCAATGCTGTACAGCTGATTTCCGACTATACCACTGTTAGTTTCTGGATCCGGGTAGATGCCATTCCAACCGATGCGGAAGACTATGTGATATATTTTGGAAACTGGGACCAGCGGTGGAAGATTTCGTTGCCACAACACCTTAGAATAGTATGGACCACCAACAGTTCAAATTCAGCCTCAGAGTCATTTGTTCATGACATGGATAGTGGCGATGGAAATGATTTATTACTTGGTTACTGGTGGTATGTAACCATGGTGCATGATGGTGTAAATGATATCATTTACCTGGACGGAGCAGAAGCAAAAAATTTACCTGCAGAAGGCACACTTAACAGTACTGGACGTCCTTTGGTTATGGGTACCAACCCAGAATGGGATGGATCTTATTTCAAAGGAGCTTTAGATGAAGTAAAAATCTATAATAAAGCATTAACTCCTGAGGAAGTAGCCATGTTGTACTCCGTGGGCAGCACCGTTGTGGGAGTGAACGACATTCTTGCCGGAGAATTGGCCAATGTGGTACAGTCCATTTATCCAAATCCTGTTTCAAAAGAGCTTGTGGTTAACCATAGCTTTAATGACAAAGAATCCCTTTTGCTTAGGGTATTTGATACGGCAGGTAGACAGGTGGATGCCATAAGGTTTGATAAAAACGCCATTCCTGCTGACCAGTTTTCAATTAACGTTGAAAAGTATGTCAGCGGTACTTACTCCTTAAACTTCGTTTTAGGAGGTAAAAATCTTGGTTCACTAAAATTCACCAAGCAATAA